In Gammaproteobacteria bacterium, one DNA window encodes the following:
- a CDS encoding hypothetical protein (Evidence 5 : Unknown function): MSSGDFNSYFSGTAPGAGSAGGVAGVSGVGAEPNNELLDAAGVTEAAGAGVGAEPNNELLDATGADDAAGAAGVAGESAIGINLLNHFLIRAWTVFL; encoded by the coding sequence TTGTCCTCGGGAGACTTTAACTCGTACTTCTCAGGCACCGCGCCAGGGGCTGGTTCCGCTGGTGGCGTTGCTGGCGTTTCCGGGGTTGGCGCGGAACCCAACAACGAGCTGCTGGACGCTGCCGGAGTTACCGAAGCGGCTGGAGCCGGGGTTGGAGCAGAACCCAACAACGAACTGTTGGACGCTACCGGGGCGGATGATGCCGCTGGCGCGGCCGGCGTGGCTGGTGAATCAGCCATTGGTATTAACCTCCTCAATCATTTTTTGATACGAGCCTGGACAGTGTTCTTGTAA